In Centropristis striata isolate RG_2023a ecotype Rhode Island chromosome 1, C.striata_1.0, whole genome shotgun sequence, one DNA window encodes the following:
- the LOC131971709 gene encoding calmodulin-regulated spectrin-associated protein 3-like isoform X2, which produces MVDSPSAMKKTFSVPEIKPLDQYDFNRAKICASVRWLLSKSYGSAENVPVELREPLYKDQYDQEHLKPAVSKLLLSPEIYCRAQALLAQAQGVSLPASQGSPADNSALLQFLIKKGFTPKVQDADVTEEDLSFIPIKTKAHLALIDSLMTLVAKDAVGRVKMAVEAEQMGVGAPWENALLFWVNRLNQKLREITEEEEPNKSQTCTDLQTAQDTHAIAFCLKESGNKPPVIRYKKDKVQSKLTPTFPLVSAVKDLSNGCAIAAVLHYYCPSLLPLEDVCLKDTMSVADSLYNLQLIREFCESSLQSCCPLGVEDLLYAPPVLHLNIMSFIAELLEWFEVKKPDFVQPIQPIDLSDISVLLDCKSPVNGNSNSGSPSFVFKQPFVPNCSSVSPEHKSWTKKQISRPLSAVTFSIPFGLDSDVDIVMGNPIDSVFRSVSTDSLTTGIPAMTSPVTSAGMTCVPYSPSEDLSHLVSASAPSQRSSWGPYAHTTPLGELPTIEEALQVVHTPGSKDRRKVRIPEKGGRGVLGGRPEPRLRPEGAPAGFFLHSPEENNSKLSSSAPSRSGVLHRPVGGEAGDTERQGRGERRERSGRTSDMSRDDDSVLRDGSVDSSEASDDTPRNAPGNIRPGNGRQGNGANNSPRMTSFAERRDNRRRQPAAPGEESSTAPTPTTPGTPHTPSTPAGAPGRQDSPGPRGPEPGSEAWELGVRLEEKRKSIEAQKRRIEAIFAKHRQRLGKTAFLQLKREQGEGGGGGAEEDNLTLEERLTCVEEQLKKEEEKEEKEKKEKEKDGEEKEKPSVSNPPRLEKQVTFSIESKKGTEKEKGAEKEKGGEAAIVECNEVVQKLSEALQSLQRDMQKLTEQQQQLMGNQRPRNTPKTTPKSTPRGTTKTPPKTPPHTPTKTPPRTPTKTSTKSTSKGWVIPSPSGPTASSPSRRSHLVSSSTSPKTIISSSCPAPRTKIHSSTTPRSPKHQPRGPHQPHPRPSELKFPPLNRALAPTQNVDTLPHLRRVSPSKCQVQTSSSFRIGGPRTPQESPQPTQPPQPDENASDTASSETPTQFSLELEQEDAEALGGLPVLPHPRQDRPRAAGGSSSGAPSECSFESEAFSLSAAFSAIGEGGRGEGADKRCSLIEVSLSSLGGPEGGSDEPTDEGQDFSSDSMSEHTESAAEPARGLAAEPLDPIEQLAIDLAAGVSNLPEKQSESEGETSNKTLEPSAEQNGPGTKGGIGFVFQEEVHSEEEMAQRRALLLEKQQKRTEELRKRRQWNEQERENRPVSTDKRVASPSNTPPAGQASPSPTPPATPARRGDFTRGEYTRRNQLRIMEDLDKVLRQKSATQGRSSAKKARSRPRSMTREETQLSLSPAKGTAAAKLTKVYSNSSLNLAATDEPRNRCSDLAKKPQSRPGSPSGCVTPSKLANQNGDKDWDSGSNGTSPAPEYTGPKLFKEPSLKSNKFIIHNALSRCCLAGKVNETQKNKIVEEMEKSPANHFLILFRDSSCQFRGVYTMNADSQELIRLAGVGPRTIGSTQVESIYKYSSDRKQFSAIPSKTMGMSVDAFTIPGHLWHGGGASGGGGSRRASITKKAVISK; this is translated from the exons ATGGTGGACTCTCCCAGCGCGATGAAGAAGACCTTCTCGGTGCCGGAGATCAAACCACTGGACCAGTACGACTTCAACCGGGCCAAGATCTGCGCCAGCGTCCGGTGGCTGCTGTCGAAATCGTACGGCTCTGCAG aaaatgtcCCTGTGGAGTTGCGAGAACCACTTTACAAAGACCAGTATGATCAAGAGCACCTCAAGCCGGCCGTCTCCAAGCTGCTTCTCTCCCCGGAGATCTACTGCAGAGCCCAGGCCCTGCTGGCACAGGCGCAGGGGGTCTCTCTGCCGGCATCGCAGGGGTCCCCGGCTGACAACTCCGCTCTGCTGCAGTTCCTCATCAAGAAAGGTTTCACTCCAAAAGTCCAGGATGCAGACGTCACCGAGGAGGACCTCAGCTTCATCCCCATCAAGACG AAAGCCCACCTCGCTCTGATCGACTCTCTGATGACGCTGGTTGCTAAAGATGCGGTGGGCAGGGTGAAGATGGCGGTGGAGGCGGAGCAGATGGGCGTTGGGGCTCCATGGGAAAATGCTCTTCTCTTCTGGGTCAACAGG CTGAACCAGAAGTTGAGAGAgatcacagaagaagaagagcccAACAAGTCTCAGACGTGCACAGACCTGCAGACTGCCCAGGACACG CATGCTATCGCTTTTTGTTTGAAGGAGTCGGGGAATAAGCCGCCAGTG ATCCGCTATAAGAAGGACAAAGTGCAGTCTAAGCTGACTCCTACTTTCCCTCTGGTCTCTGCGGTCAAAGATCTGTCTAATGGCTGCGCTATAGCTGCTGTGTTGCACTACTACTGCCCCAGCTTGCTGCCTCTAGAGG ATGTTTGTCTGAAGGACACCATGTCAGTGGCTGACAGTCTCTACAACCTGCAGCTGATAAGAGAGTTTTGTGAGAGCAGTTTACAGAGCTGCTGCCCACTCGGTGTTGAGGACTTGCTCTACGCTCCACCGGTTCTGCAT TTGAACATCATGAGCTTCATAGCTGAGCTGCTGGAGTGGTTTGAGGTTAAGAAGCCTGATTTTGTCCAGCCGATCCAACCCATTGACCTCTCAG ATATATCAGTGTTACTAGACTGTAAAAGTCCTGTCAACGGGAACAGCAACAG tGGTTCTCCTTCCTTTGTCTTCAAACAACCCTTTGTGCCCAACTGCTCTTCAGTTTCACCAG AGCACAAAAGTTGGACAAAGAAACAGATCAG TCGTCCTCTGTCCGCAGTGACTTTCAGCATCCCATTTGGGCTGGACAGTGATGTTGACATTGTCATGGGAAACCCAATAGATTCTGTCTTTCGCTCTGTCAGCACTGACAGCCTCACCACCGGCATCCCTGCAATGACTTCACCGGTGACATCAGCAGGGATGACTTGTGTCCCGTACAGCCCTTCAGAGGACCTCAGCCACCTGGTCAGCGCCTCTGCACCCTCGCAGCGCTCTTCCTGGGGCCCTTACGCACACACAACGCCACTAGGAGAGCTGCCGACCATCGAGGAGGCGCTACAGGTGGTCCATACTCCAGGCAGCAAAGATCGGAGGAAGGTAAGGATACCAGAGAAAGGTGGAAGAGGAGTGCTGGGAGGAAGGCCAGAGCCCAGGTTACGTCCTGAAGGAGCCCCTGCTGGTTTCTTTCTACACTCCCCTGAGGAGAATAACTCCAAGCTCAGTAGCTCTGCTCCCTCTCGCTCTGGTGTCCTCCACCGGCCTGTTGGTGGAGAAGCTGGTGACACTGAGAGGCAAGGAAGGGGAGAGAGGCGGGAGAGATCAGGACGCACCTCCGATATGTCCCGTGATGATGACTCTGTTCTACGAGATGGCAGCGTTGACTCCTCTGAAGCATCGGATGATACCCCTAGAAACGCCCCTGGTAATATTCGACCCGGTAATGGTCGACAGGGAAACGGCGCCAACAACAGTCCACGCATGACAAGCTTTGCTGAACGTCGCGACAACAGAAGAAGACAACCTGCCGCTCCTGGGGAGGAGTCAAGCACTGCTCCGACCCCAACAACCCCTGGAACTCCACATACACCCTCCACCCCAGCAGGGGCACCTGGCCGCCAGGACAGCCCAGGTCCCAGAGGTCCTGAACCGGGCTCTGAGGCCTGGGAATTGGGGGTTCGTCTAGAGGAAAAACGCAAAAGCATTGAAGCCCAAAAAAGACGCATCGAAGCCATCTTTGCCAAGCACAGACAGAGGCTTGGAAAAACGGCTTTCCTTCAACTTAAAAGAGAGcaaggagaaggagggggggggggagcagAGGAGGATAATCTCACCCTGGAGGAGCGCCTCACTTGCGTGGAGGAGCAACTtaaaaaggaggaggaaaaagaagagaaggaaaagaaggagaaagaaaaggatggagaggagaaagaaaagccATCTGTTTCCAATCCTCCTCGGTTAGAGAAGCAGGTCACTTTCTCTATTGAAAGTAAGAAAGGGACAGAGAAGGAAAAAggagcagagaaagagaaaggaggtGAAGCGGCCATAGTGGAGTGCAATGAAGTGGTGCAGAAACTGAGTGAAGCTCTGCAGTCACTACAGAGGGACATGCAGAAACTTACAGAACAGCAACAGCAGCTTATGGGCAACCAAAGACCTAGAAATACACCCAAAACCACTCCCAAATCAACTCCTAGAGGTACCACCAAAACACCACCCAAGACTCCTCCTCACACCCCAACAAAGACACCACCAAGAACCCCAACAAAGACTTCCACAAAGAGTACCAGTAAAGGTTGGGTGATTCCTAGTCCCAGTGGCCCCACTGCATCCTCACCGTCACGGCGTTCTCATCTTGTTTCTTCTTCCACCTCCCCAAAGACTATCATCTCTTCTTCCTGCCCGGCTCCTCGCACTAAGATCCACTCCTCCACCACTCCCCGTAGCCCCAAGCACCAGCCGCGGGGCCCACATCAGCCTCACCCACGACCTTCTGAACTCAAGTTTCCCCCACTCAACCGCGCCTTGGCTCCAACCCAAAATGTGGACACCCTTCCCCACTTGCGGCGTGTGTCCCCTAGCAAGTGCCAGGTTCAGACCTCCTCTTCTTTCCGTATCGGTGGGCCTAGAACTCCTCAAGAGTCTCCTCAGCCTACTCAGCCACCACAGCCTGACGAGAATGCCTCGGACACAGCCTCTAGCGAGACACCGACTCAGTTCAGCTTGGAGCTGGAGCAGGAGGATGCGGAGGCTCTAGGAGGGCTGCCAGTCTTACCACACCCAAGACAAGATCGTCCAAGAGCTGCTGGTGGAAGCAGCTCTGGCGCTCCTTCTGAGTGCTCATTTGAGAGTGAGGccttctccctctctgctgCGTTCAGTGCTATAGGTGAAGGTGGGAGAGGTGAAGGTGCAGACAAGCGCTGCAGCCTGATTGAGGTCTCACTGTCATCTCTTGGAGGACCAGAAGGGGGCAGTGATGAACCAACTGATGAAGGGCAGGACTTTTCCTCTGACTCTATGAGTGAACACACAGAATCTGCAGCAGAACCTGCTAGAGGACTTGCTGCAGAACCCCTAGATCCCATAGAGCAGCTGGCCATAGATCTGGCCGCAGGAGTCAGCAACTTGCCAGAAAAACAAAGTGAATCTGAAGGAGAAACGTCCAACAAGACTTTGGAACCAAGTGCAGAGCAGAATGGGCCCGGGACCAAAGGTGGAATTGGATTCGTTTTTCAG GAGGAGGTGCATAGTGAGGAGGAGATGGCCCAGCGTAGAGCTTTACTGTTggaaaaacagcagaagagaACTGAGGAGCTCAGGAAGAGGAGGCAGTGGAATGAGCAAGAAAGGGAAAACAG ACCGGTATCCACAGACAAACGAGTGGCATCTCCCTCAAATACACCTCCCGCAGGCCAGGCTTCCCCATCCCCAACACCTCCTGCTACACCAGCCCGCCGGGGAGATTTCACACGAGGGGAATACACAAGGCGGAATCAACTCAGGATCATGGAGGACTTGGacaaagtgcttcgacagaAATCAGCCACTCAAGGACGATCTTCTGCGAAAAAAGCCCGCTCCCGTCCTCGCAGCATGACTAGGGAGGAAACACAGCTGTCTCTGAGTCCAGCCAAGGGAACAGCAG CCGCTAAGTTGACCAAAGTCTACTCCAACTCCTCCCTCAACCTGGCAGCTACGGATGAGCCGAGAAACAGATGCAGTGACCTGGCTAAGAAACCTCAGAG CCGCCCTGGTTCACCTTCAGGATGTGTGACACCAAGTAAACTGGCAAATCAGAATGGAGATAAAGATTGGGATTCTGGTTCCAATGGAACCTCACCTGCCCCAGAATACACAG GTCCAAAGCTCTTCAAAGAACCAAGCTTAAAGTCCAACAAATTCATCATTCACAACGCACTCTCTCGTTGCTGCCTCGCTGGAAAGGTCAACgagacacagaaaaacaagataGTTGAG